A genomic region of Exiguobacterium oxidotolerans JCM 12280 contains the following coding sequences:
- the dhaK gene encoding dihydroxyacetone kinase subunit DhaK produces the protein MDKLMQDANRFVSDMVEGLVLAHPDLYAKVDGVNVVKRKEPLNGKVALVSGGGSGHEPAHAGFIGDGMLAAAVCGEVFTSPTPDMVLEGIKAADAGKGVLLVVKNYSGDVMNFDMAKELAELEDIEVETVVVKDDIAIKKEEDRRGVAGTVFVHKIAGAAAAEGKSLAEVKAIAEKVIGSVRSIGMALSPCYMPESGKPGFDLHEDEMEIGIGIHGEKGIDRKPVASVEAIVTELLDRLTAEVTDKKVAVMVNGMGGTPESELYITYKYVAEQLQAKGYDIVRPYVGNYMTSLEMHGFSITLLPVDDELVGYLDAKTNAIGF, from the coding sequence ATGGATAAATTAATGCAAGATGCCAACCGATTCGTATCAGATATGGTGGAAGGTCTCGTTTTAGCTCATCCGGATTTATATGCGAAAGTCGACGGCGTCAATGTCGTAAAACGAAAAGAACCACTGAACGGAAAAGTTGCTCTCGTTTCGGGTGGCGGAAGTGGACATGAGCCAGCCCATGCTGGTTTCATTGGTGACGGGATGTTAGCTGCAGCAGTTTGTGGGGAGGTCTTCACCTCGCCGACACCAGATATGGTCCTTGAAGGAATCAAGGCAGCAGATGCTGGTAAAGGCGTACTTCTCGTCGTTAAAAACTATTCCGGGGACGTCATGAACTTTGATATGGCGAAGGAACTGGCAGAACTTGAAGATATCGAAGTCGAGACGGTTGTCGTAAAGGATGACATCGCCATTAAAAAAGAAGAAGATCGCCGCGGTGTCGCAGGTACAGTCTTTGTCCATAAAATTGCTGGTGCGGCAGCGGCAGAAGGCAAGTCGCTTGCTGAAGTCAAAGCAATTGCCGAGAAAGTCATCGGAAGCGTGCGTTCGATTGGGATGGCACTTTCACCGTGTTACATGCCGGAAAGCGGAAAACCTGGTTTCGACTTACATGAAGATGAGATGGAAATCGGAATTGGAATCCATGGTGAAAAAGGAATCGACCGGAAACCGGTTGCGTCCGTTGAAGCAATCGTCACGGAACTGCTCGACCGACTGACAGCAGAAGTAACAGACAAAAAAGTCGCTGTAATGGTCAATGGTATGGGTGGAACGCCGGAATCGGAACTCTACATCACCTACAAGTATGTCGCGGAACAATTACAAGCAAAAGGCTACGACATCGTCCGGCCATACGTTGGAAACTATATGACATCGCTTGAGATGCACGGTTTCTCGATTACGTTACTTCCGGTCGACGACGAGCTCGTCGGTTACCTTGACGCAAAAACGAATGCAATCGGTTTTTAA
- the dhaL gene encoding dihydroxyacetone kinase subunit DhaL, with amino-acid sequence MKLTTEQFRESLLKAAAQIEAHKDELTDLDREIGDGDHGINMSRGFQAVQKELEAHGEYEDLGDLSKQVGMTLIKTVGGASGPLYGTAFVKFAGAFKGKKEVEGQELAQAFVEATEGIKMRGKSEFGQKTMVDIWTPFHEALSKEADLNAALEQALRDTKERVATKGRASYFGDATVGVQDPGSLSSALLLQEIVEVLHG; translated from the coding sequence ATGAAGTTAACGACAGAACAGTTTCGTGAAAGCTTACTGAAGGCAGCAGCACAGATTGAAGCCCATAAAGATGAACTGACCGATCTTGATCGTGAAATCGGCGACGGTGATCACGGGATTAACATGTCACGTGGTTTTCAAGCCGTCCAAAAAGAACTAGAAGCACATGGTGAGTATGAAGATTTAGGTGATTTGTCAAAACAAGTTGGGATGACGTTAATCAAGACGGTCGGTGGGGCGTCTGGTCCGTTATACGGAACAGCGTTCGTCAAGTTCGCCGGAGCCTTTAAAGGGAAAAAAGAAGTGGAAGGGCAAGAACTGGCACAAGCTTTTGTTGAAGCGACGGAAGGCATCAAGATGCGTGGAAAGTCTGAATTCGGTCAGAAAACAATGGTCGACATTTGGACACCTTTCCATGAGGCCTTGAGCAAAGAGGCGGATTTAAACGCTGCACTCGAACAAGCGCTCCGTGATACAAAAGAACGTGTCGCGACGAAAGGGCGGGCTTCCTACTTTGGAGACGCGACAGTCGGCGTCCAAGATCCAGGTTCTTTATCGAGTGCACTCTTGTTACAAGAAATCGTGGAGGTGCTACATGGTTAA
- the dhaM gene encoding dihydroxyacetone kinase phosphoryl donor subunit DhaM — protein sequence MVNVILVSHSEKLATGLKELLAEMAPDTPILLAAGLADGSIGTDASRIEETLNALDDDGVILTDIGSATMNAELALELYSGDKTVQFVEAPLVEGAFLAAVLSGQSKSLTEVVDGLKNEFA from the coding sequence ATGGTTAATGTAATTCTCGTTTCACACAGTGAAAAACTGGCGACTGGTCTAAAGGAACTGCTTGCCGAAATGGCACCGGATACACCAATCCTGCTAGCGGCCGGTTTAGCGGATGGAAGCATCGGGACAGATGCTTCGCGCATTGAAGAGACATTGAATGCGCTTGACGATGACGGTGTCATCTTGACGGATATCGGTTCTGCAACAATGAATGCGGAGTTGGCCCTTGAACTGTATAGCGGTGACAAAACGGTCCAATTCGTCGAGGCGCCGCTCGTCGAAGGGGCATTTCTCGCGGCCGTCTTGAGTGGTCAATCGAAGTCACTGACTGAAGTCGTCGACGGATTGAAAAATGAATTCGCCTAA
- the glpK gene encoding glycerol kinase GlpK — MENKYILALDQGTTSSRAIIFDHDGQIVNSAQREFKQYFPQPGWVEHDANEIWGSILAVMADALGTADIKPSEIASIGITNQRETTVVWNKETGKPVYHALVWQSRQTADICDELKEQGLNQKFRDKTGLLIDAYFSGTKVKWILDNVDGAREQAENGELLFGTIDTWLVWKLSGGKTHITDYTNASRTLMYNIYEQQWDDELLEILTVPKSMLPEVRQSSEVYDNTVPYHFFGFEVPIAGIAGDQQAALFGQTCFEPGEGKNTYGTGCFMLMNTGEKAVSSDHGLLTTIAWGVDGKVEYALEGSIFVAGSAIQWLRDGLRMLKNAKDSEGYALKVDSTDGVYVVPAFVGLGAPYWDSDVRGAIFGLTRGTEKEHFVRATLESLAYQTRDVLTAMQQDSGIELKTLRVDGGAVANDFLMQFQSDILGVPVDRPEINETTALGAAYLAGLAVGYWKDKAEIKKQWKLNRQFTPEMKEDDREKRYAGWQKAVEATMAFTPNKKEANANV, encoded by the coding sequence ATGGAAAACAAGTATATTTTAGCACTCGACCAAGGAACGACAAGCTCACGCGCCATCATTTTCGACCATGATGGTCAAATCGTCAACTCTGCTCAACGTGAATTCAAACAATACTTCCCACAACCAGGCTGGGTCGAGCATGATGCAAATGAAATCTGGGGTTCGATTTTAGCAGTCATGGCGGATGCACTCGGAACGGCTGACATCAAACCGAGCGAAATCGCGAGTATCGGAATCACGAACCAACGTGAAACGACAGTCGTCTGGAACAAAGAAACTGGAAAACCAGTTTATCACGCCCTTGTCTGGCAATCGCGTCAAACAGCCGACATTTGTGATGAGCTAAAAGAACAAGGACTCAATCAAAAATTCCGCGATAAAACTGGCTTACTCATCGACGCCTACTTCTCAGGAACAAAAGTCAAATGGATTCTCGATAACGTCGATGGTGCGCGCGAGCAAGCAGAGAACGGGGAACTGCTCTTCGGTACAATTGATACGTGGCTCGTCTGGAAGCTCTCAGGTGGGAAAACACATATCACAGACTACACGAATGCCTCACGGACACTCATGTACAACATTTACGAACAACAATGGGATGATGAATTACTTGAAATCCTGACTGTTCCTAAATCGATGTTGCCAGAAGTCCGTCAATCAAGTGAAGTCTATGACAACACAGTCCCGTATCACTTCTTCGGCTTCGAAGTTCCAATCGCCGGTATCGCCGGTGACCAACAAGCTGCCTTGTTCGGTCAAACGTGTTTTGAACCGGGCGAAGGGAAAAACACATACGGTACAGGTTGCTTCATGTTGATGAATACGGGCGAAAAAGCCGTTTCTTCAGACCACGGACTCCTGACGACGATCGCTTGGGGTGTCGACGGCAAAGTGGAATACGCACTCGAAGGTTCGATTTTTGTTGCCGGTTCTGCGATCCAGTGGTTGCGTGACGGTCTCCGGATGTTAAAAAATGCAAAAGACTCAGAAGGCTACGCTTTGAAAGTCGATTCAACAGACGGTGTCTACGTCGTTCCTGCTTTCGTTGGTCTTGGTGCACCGTACTGGGATAGCGACGTTCGCGGTGCTATCTTCGGATTGACACGCGGGACAGAAAAAGAGCACTTTGTCCGCGCAACACTCGAGTCACTCGCTTACCAAACTCGCGACGTCTTGACAGCGATGCAGCAAGATTCTGGCATCGAACTGAAAACGTTACGCGTCGACGGTGGAGCCGTCGCGAACGACTTCTTGATGCAATTCCAATCGGATATTCTCGGCGTTCCCGTCGATCGTCCGGAAATCAATGAGACGACGGCACTTGGTGCAGCTTACCTCGCTGGTCTAGCTGTCGGCTATTGGAAAGATAAAGCAGAAATCAAAAAACAGTGGAAACTCAACCGTCAGTTTACACCTGAAATGAAAGAAGACGATCGTGAAAAACGTTATGCCGGCTGGCAAAAAGCGGTCGAAGCGACAATGGCATTCACACCGAATAAAAAAGAAGCCAACGCAAACGTCTAA
- a CDS encoding metal-binding protein: MPSGNVHDTVNSVALTGYVVYSVATNQTDWLPTAVGIAVGTLWLSPDLDLKSEPYYRFGPLRVLWMPYVKIMPHRSIWSHGLIIGDVIRLLYSAALLIPLLFLAFYSEIIQASTVDSLIDVMPAFIIGVMTASTIHIILDHTSSWFRPKKKRKKRRF, from the coding sequence ATGCCTTCTGGAAATGTACATGATACGGTCAACTCCGTTGCCCTCACGGGATATGTTGTTTATTCGGTCGCAACGAATCAAACGGATTGGCTCCCGACCGCTGTCGGAATCGCCGTCGGGACATTATGGCTTTCGCCCGACTTAGACTTAAAATCGGAACCTTACTATCGTTTTGGTCCTTTGCGTGTCCTTTGGATGCCATACGTCAAAATTATGCCGCACCGTTCCATTTGGTCACATGGCTTGATCATCGGAGATGTCATCCGTCTACTCTACAGTGCCGCTTTATTGATTCCACTCCTCTTTTTAGCCTTCTATAGTGAAATCATTCAAGCAAGCACGGTCGACTCATTAATTGACGTCATGCCTGCTTTTATTATCGGTGTGATGACCGCAAGTACGATTCATATCATCCTTGATCATACGAGTAGTTGGTTCCGCCCTAAAAAGAAACGAAAAAAACGTCGATTCTGA
- the lexA gene encoding transcriptional repressor LexA: protein MRKMSKRQQEILDYIIAEVKLKGYPPSVREIGEAVGLASSSTVHGHLDRLEKRGLIRRDPTKPRAIEILLDKPEEINEAIVHVPVIGKVTAGLPITAIENIEEHFPLPAHYVGNETVFMLTIDGESMINAGILDGDRVIVRQQNTAENGEIVVAMTEDSEATVKRFFLEDQQVRLQPENDSMDPMYFDNVSILGKVIGVYRTIH from the coding sequence ATGCGGAAAATGTCTAAACGTCAACAAGAAATCCTTGACTACATCATCGCTGAAGTGAAGTTAAAGGGCTATCCACCTTCAGTTCGTGAAATTGGTGAAGCTGTTGGTCTTGCTTCAAGCTCAACGGTACACGGTCATTTGGATCGTCTAGAAAAACGTGGACTGATTCGCCGTGACCCGACGAAACCACGCGCGATTGAAATATTGCTTGATAAACCTGAAGAAATCAACGAAGCGATCGTCCATGTCCCCGTTATCGGCAAGGTAACTGCCGGACTTCCGATCACTGCGATTGAAAACATAGAAGAGCATTTCCCACTCCCTGCACATTATGTAGGAAATGAAACCGTCTTTATGTTGACGATTGATGGCGAATCGATGATTAATGCAGGTATTCTTGATGGCGATCGTGTTATCGTGCGTCAACAAAACACAGCAGAAAACGGGGAGATTGTCGTTGCGATGACCGAAGATAGTGAAGCGACAGTCAAACGGTTCTTCTTAGAAGATCAACAGGTACGTCTCCAACCAGAAAATGACTCGATGGACCCGATGTATTTCGATAACGTGTCGATTCTTGGCAAGGTCATCGGCGTTTACCGGACGATTCACTAA
- the yneA gene encoding cell division suppressor protein YneA, translated as MIHSIRTHAFSILFYTLSFAFILFLLTPRPDEKVHQLLTASVTVDENVTVEQVAEVYNDGSMTNQEYIDWLIKNNELETKHVISKDKIVVPIAQQ; from the coding sequence ATGATTCATTCTATTCGTACTCATGCCTTTTCAATTCTGTTTTATACGCTCAGTTTTGCTTTCATTCTTTTTCTTTTAACACCACGACCAGATGAAAAGGTCCACCAATTACTTACAGCGTCAGTCACGGTCGATGAGAACGTAACGGTCGAACAAGTAGCTGAAGTCTACAATGATGGTTCGATGACGAACCAAGAATACATTGACTGGCTGATCAAGAACAATGAGCTCGAAACAAAACATGTCATTTCGAAAGATAAAATCGTTGTACCAATCGCACAACAATGA
- a CDS encoding YneB family resolvase-like protein yields MKVVIYCRVSTEKEAQESSLERQRAELSGLALKKGFEIVDIIVEKESGYDVEREGILTVLDYVTRHLVEAVLVTDDTRIGRGNAKIAILHTFKKHDVQLMTMESDGEYKLADAEAMVLEIVSLVEEYQRKLHNAKIARGMRRAVDNGFRPEQNLNRQGENAGRSRKEVPIEEIVRLRELGLTFADIATTLRGMGHDISKATVNRRYLEYKEVVQSYE; encoded by the coding sequence ATGAAAGTAGTAATCTACTGTCGCGTCTCGACGGAAAAAGAAGCACAAGAGAGCTCACTAGAGCGGCAAAGAGCAGAACTGTCGGGACTCGCTTTAAAAAAAGGATTTGAAATCGTAGATATCATCGTCGAAAAAGAAAGTGGCTATGATGTAGAGCGAGAAGGGATATTGACCGTTCTTGATTATGTAACGCGTCATCTGGTAGAAGCAGTGCTCGTGACAGACGATACACGAATCGGACGAGGAAACGCCAAAATCGCGATTTTGCATACGTTCAAAAAACACGATGTCCAGTTGATGACGATGGAGTCAGACGGTGAATACAAACTGGCGGATGCAGAAGCGATGGTCCTCGAAATCGTTTCACTCGTTGAGGAATACCAACGGAAGCTCCACAATGCAAAAATTGCACGCGGCATGCGACGGGCTGTCGATAATGGTTTTAGACCCGAACAAAATCTCAATCGGCAAGGCGAGAATGCCGGCCGCAGTCGAAAGGAAGTCCCGATTGAAGAAATCGTTCGATTACGTGAACTTGGTTTGACGTTTGCTGACATCGCGACGACCTTGCGGGGCATGGGGCATGACATTTCGAAAGCGACGGTCAATCGGCGTTATCTTGAGTATAAAGAAGTTGTCCAGTCTTATGAATGA
- a CDS encoding DUF896 domain-containing protein, giving the protein MLSQEQLDRINELANKSKVEPLTEAETAEQKELRTAYLEAFRGSFKNQMMGIKIVDEEGTDVTPEKLKQAQEEERNKQ; this is encoded by the coding sequence ATGTTATCACAAGAACAACTCGATCGAATTAATGAACTTGCCAATAAATCAAAAGTCGAACCGTTAACAGAAGCTGAGACGGCGGAACAAAAAGAATTAAGAACGGCCTATTTAGAAGCATTTCGTGGTTCGTTCAAAAATCAAATGATGGGCATCAAAATCGTTGATGAAGAAGGAACGGATGTTACGCCTGAAAAATTGAAGCAAGCACAAGAAGAAGAACGCAATAAACAGTAA
- the tkt gene encoding transketolase: MIVLTNMTTVELLAVNTIRTLSIDAVQKANSGHPGMPMGAAPMAFTLWADHMNHNPKNPEWFNRDRFVLSAGHGSMLLYSLLHLSGYDLAMDDLKSFRQWNSKTPGHPEYRHTAGVDATTGPLGQGIAMAVGMAMAERHLEAKYNRGDLNVVDHFTYGICGDGDLMEGVSAEAASLAGHLGLGKLVVLYDSNDISLDGDLDKSFSENVQQRFEAYNWQVIRVEDGTDIDSISKALDAAKAETTKPTLIEVKTVIGFGSPNKSGKSASHGAPLGDAEIKLTKASYVWDHEEFYVPEEVKDLFEERIEKRGADTEATWTEKMEQYKAAHPELHAELVQAINNELPSNWEADLPTYDLTSKKATRQTSGEVLNALAKNIPSIFGGSADLAGSNNTMLKGEADFDIDPSGRNIWFGVREFAMAAAVNGMALHGGVIPYGATFFVFSDYLRPAVRLAALMGIQSIFVLTHDSIAVGEDGPTHEPVEHLMSFRAMPNLTVYRPADGKETIAAWKTAVQSKNKPTLLVMTRQGLPELEGTTVEGAEKGGYVIAGDVNTADTILMGTGSEVHLLVEAQKQLGENVAVVSLPSWELFEAQTAEYKESVLPKRITKRLAIEAGASLGWYKYVGTEGQVIGIDRFGASAPGDLLLKEYGMSVENILETVKQLG; the protein is encoded by the coding sequence ATGATTGTTTTGACGAACATGACAACAGTAGAATTATTAGCAGTAAATACGATTCGTACCTTATCGATTGATGCAGTACAAAAAGCGAACTCGGGCCACCCGGGAATGCCGATGGGTGCAGCACCGATGGCATTTACATTATGGGCGGATCATATGAACCACAACCCTAAAAATCCAGAATGGTTTAACCGTGACCGTTTTGTACTTTCAGCAGGACACGGTTCAATGCTTCTCTACTCACTCCTCCATTTATCAGGATACGACCTCGCGATGGATGACTTGAAGTCATTCCGTCAATGGAACTCAAAAACACCGGGTCACCCGGAATACCGTCACACAGCAGGTGTTGATGCGACGACTGGTCCACTCGGACAAGGCATCGCGATGGCTGTCGGTATGGCGATGGCAGAACGTCACCTCGAAGCGAAATACAACCGTGGTGATTTAAACGTCGTGGACCACTTCACGTACGGAATTTGTGGAGATGGAGACTTAATGGAAGGTGTCTCTGCAGAAGCGGCTTCACTCGCAGGACATTTAGGTCTTGGTAAACTCGTCGTCTTGTATGATTCAAACGATATCTCGTTAGATGGTGACTTGGACAAGTCATTCTCTGAAAACGTCCAACAACGTTTTGAAGCATACAACTGGCAAGTCATCCGTGTTGAAGACGGAACGGATATCGATTCGATTTCAAAAGCACTCGACGCGGCGAAAGCGGAAACAACAAAACCGACATTGATCGAAGTCAAAACGGTTATCGGATTCGGTTCGCCGAACAAATCAGGGAAATCGGCTTCACACGGTGCACCACTCGGCGATGCGGAAATCAAATTGACGAAAGCAAGCTACGTTTGGGATCACGAAGAATTCTATGTACCGGAAGAAGTCAAAGACTTGTTCGAAGAGCGCATCGAAAAACGTGGCGCTGATACAGAAGCAACATGGACAGAAAAAATGGAACAATATAAAGCAGCACATCCGGAATTGCACGCTGAGCTTGTTCAAGCAATCAACAATGAATTGCCGAGCAACTGGGAAGCAGATCTTCCGACATATGATTTGACATCGAAAAAAGCAACACGTCAGACAAGTGGGGAAGTCTTGAACGCTCTTGCGAAAAACATCCCATCAATCTTCGGTGGATCAGCTGACTTAGCTGGTTCGAACAACACGATGCTAAAAGGCGAAGCTGACTTCGATATCGATCCAAGCGGCCGTAACATCTGGTTCGGTGTCCGTGAGTTCGCGATGGCAGCAGCTGTCAACGGAATGGCACTTCACGGTGGCGTCATCCCTTACGGTGCGACATTCTTCGTCTTCTCAGACTACTTGCGCCCGGCAGTCCGTCTTGCAGCATTGATGGGGATTCAATCAATCTTCGTCTTGACGCATGACTCGATCGCAGTCGGAGAAGATGGTCCGACACACGAGCCAGTCGAACACTTGATGAGTTTCCGTGCGATGCCGAACTTGACGGTCTATCGTCCGGCAGACGGAAAAGAAACGATTGCCGCTTGGAAAACAGCTGTTCAATCGAAAAACAAACCGACGTTGCTCGTCATGACGCGTCAAGGTTTACCTGAACTTGAAGGCACGACAGTCGAAGGTGCTGAAAAGGGTGGTTATGTCATCGCAGGTGACGTAAACACAGCAGATACAATCTTGATGGGAACGGGTTCAGAAGTTCACTTGCTCGTCGAAGCACAAAAACAACTCGGTGAAAACGTTGCGGTCGTTTCACTTCCATCATGGGAGTTGTTCGAAGCACAAACAGCTGAGTACAAAGAATCTGTCTTACCAAAACGGATCACGAAACGTCTTGCAATCGAAGCAGGCGCGTCACTCGGTTGGTACAAGTACGTGGGAACAGAAGGACAAGTCATCGGAATCGATCGTTTCGGCGCATCGGCTCCAGGAGACCTTCTATTAAAAGAGTACGGCATGTCTGTCGAAAATATCTTGGAAACAGTCAAGCAACTCGGATAA
- a CDS encoding YneF family protein yields the protein MATWIWILIALLCLVAGVALGFYIARRYMMNYLEQNPPINEDMIKTLMMQMGQKPSQKKVNQVMRSMSGSMKSPKK from the coding sequence TTGGCTACATGGATTTGGATTTTAATTGCCCTTCTTTGCTTGGTAGCAGGTGTCGCCCTTGGTTTCTATATCGCTCGTCGATACATGATGAACTATTTGGAGCAAAACCCGCCAATCAACGAAGATATGATTAAGACATTGATGATGCAAATGGGTCAAAAGCCATCACAAAAGAAAGTCAACCAAGTGATGCGTTCAATGAGTGGTTCGATGAAATCACCTAAAAAATAA
- a CDS encoding ABC transporter transmembrane domain-containing protein, which translates to MGVFKKLSWFFRLEWKAYSIGIICLIFVAGLEVIPPKVIGTTVNGLSDGTLTKERLFTLAGVLVLIGVSTYVIRYFWRFYIFGASIRLGRLLRSQLYGHFSDLDQSFYKKYRSGDLMAHATNDVQAVSMTAGAGILTLVDSVTMGSFVVVMMVTTISWKLTLVSLLPMPLMVYLTSRYGKMLHSRFHDAQEAFSDLNDKVAESISGVRVLKATGEVESDVTTFTSLSDDVVQKNRRVAKIDALFDPTIFGLVGLSYIIAVGYGAYLLQQGEIRIGDIVAFTTYLGLLTWPMLAFGWLFNIVERGRASYDRIERMLAVEPEIKDAKEAVTTVDSPRLDIAIDRFIYDTQPVLEQIDVTLEPGKSLGIVGRTGAGKSTFVRLLTREYDVKQGAIRMGGQDIKQLLRETVRKQIAVVPQDHFLFSASIADNIAFAKPDASMEQIMEAARVAAVHDDILGFKEGYATMVGERGVTLSGGQKQRISIARALLADCPILVLDDALSAVDAKTEEAIIDHFRTADNEQSQIIVAHRLSAVSHTDEIIVLDAGRIIERGTHEQLLRRKGWYKETYDHQQLESLVEQGGGPFES; encoded by the coding sequence ATGGGAGTCTTCAAGAAATTGAGTTGGTTTTTTCGACTCGAATGGAAAGCATATAGCATCGGCATCATTTGTTTGATTTTTGTCGCAGGTCTCGAAGTGATTCCACCAAAAGTCATCGGGACGACCGTCAATGGATTAAGTGACGGTACATTGACGAAAGAGCGATTGTTTACACTCGCCGGGGTGCTCGTATTGATCGGAGTCTCGACCTACGTCATCCGTTACTTTTGGCGTTTTTACATCTTCGGCGCATCGATTCGGCTGGGCCGGTTGTTGCGGAGTCAGCTGTATGGGCATTTTTCAGATTTAGACCAATCGTTTTATAAGAAATACCGAAGTGGGGATTTGATGGCGCATGCGACGAATGATGTCCAAGCGGTTTCAATGACGGCAGGGGCAGGGATTTTGACGCTCGTCGATTCTGTGACGATGGGGAGTTTTGTCGTTGTCATGATGGTGACGACAATCAGTTGGAAACTGACACTCGTTTCCCTTCTGCCGATGCCGTTGATGGTCTACTTGACATCGCGTTACGGGAAGATGCTGCATTCCCGTTTTCATGATGCACAGGAAGCCTTTTCTGACTTGAATGACAAAGTAGCAGAAAGTATCAGTGGCGTCCGTGTTTTAAAAGCGACGGGGGAAGTCGAGTCAGACGTGACGACATTCACGTCGTTATCGGATGATGTCGTACAAAAAAACCGTCGTGTCGCAAAAATTGATGCGTTGTTTGATCCAACGATCTTTGGACTCGTTGGTCTATCGTATATCATCGCCGTCGGATACGGAGCGTATTTATTACAACAAGGGGAAATCCGGATCGGTGACATCGTCGCCTTCACTACATACTTAGGTCTCTTGACGTGGCCGATGCTCGCATTCGGCTGGTTATTCAATATCGTCGAACGAGGACGTGCTTCGTATGACCGAATCGAACGAATGCTTGCCGTGGAACCGGAAATTAAAGATGCGAAGGAAGCGGTGACGACCGTCGATTCACCACGACTCGATATCGCGATTGACCGTTTCATCTATGACACACAACCGGTTCTTGAACAAATCGATGTCACACTCGAGCCCGGAAAGTCGCTCGGAATCGTCGGACGGACAGGTGCTGGGAAGTCGACGTTCGTCCGGTTATTAACCCGCGAATATGATGTCAAACAAGGAGCCATTCGAATGGGAGGACAAGACATTAAACAACTCCTCCGCGAAACGGTCCGGAAGCAGATCGCCGTCGTCCCACAAGACCATTTCTTGTTCTCAGCATCGATTGCGGACAATATCGCTTTTGCGAAACCAGACGCTTCGATGGAACAAATCATGGAAGCAGCTCGTGTTGCTGCTGTCCATGACGATATTCTTGGTTTTAAAGAAGGTTACGCGACGATGGTTGGAGAACGCGGCGTGACGTTATCCGGTGGACAAAAACAACGGATTTCGATTGCCCGGGCGTTACTCGCCGACTGTCCGATTTTAGTGCTCGATGACGCGTTATCGGCCGTTGATGCGAAGACAGAAGAGGCAATCATCGATCATTTCCGCACGGCTGATAACGAACAGTCGCAAATCATCGTCGCCCATCGCTTGTCGGCCGTCTCCCATACGGATGAAATCATTGTCCTCGACGCGGGACGAATCATCGAACGGGGGACACATGAGCAGTTGTTGCGGCGAAAAGGCTGGTATAAAGAAACGTATGACCATCAACAACTCGAATCATTAGTTGAACAAGGGGGTGGACCGTTTGAATCATGA